The sequence below is a genomic window from Acetivibrio clariflavus DSM 19732.
CGCCATAAATCACCTCAGGTACGGGATTTTCAACAGTTCCTCCTGTAAATACAAACCAGTCAATATTGAACAGATATCCGCCACCACCGGTAAATACCAGGTATAGGTCATGTTTACCTTTAATCTCCGGTATATCGGCTTTGACGGTTACATAATTATGCCAGTCTCCAGTGCCGCTTACCGGTATTTTTACCACAGTAGTTCCATATAATTCATCAAGACGAATTTCAATTGCTCCTCCGCTTTCAGCACTAGCCACACTAGCCTCAAAACCTGTTGCTCCGGTACCGAAGTCTACTCCCTTAAAGAGAATATAATCTCCGTTTTCTATATAGGCAACATTTTTATTTCCGTCATCGGCAATTGTTTCGCACTGAATACCGTACATTTCGTTATAGTCTTCAGCCTGTATTATATCGTAGGCACTTCTTGACTCAGGTTTAGGTGTTGGTGTCGGAAGCTGTGGAGGTATCTGTTCCTCATCGTCAACTCCCAATGCTACTGTCACAACCGATCTGGCCGGAAGGGTAACTGTGTTTCCGAAGAGGCTTCCAACCTTTTTAAATCTTTCATTACCTTCAGGAAGTGTACGGTATATTATCGACTTATTGGAAGAATAGCCCTTCAAATCAAGTGCAACCGAATGTTCACTATATCCTTTGTTTATAAATATCATTGTCAATTTGCTCTTATCGGGTGATACAAAGGCAGAAACTTTTATATCGTTTGAGCTGACGGAAGCGTCCACCCTCTTGTATCCCGGATCTGTAAATTTCGCAAACTGCTGCATGATATAATAGAAGTCGGAAATTATATAACCTTCTTTTGTAGTCCATTGTTCCGGATTTCTCGGAACTTCAATAGCCACCAAAGGTCTTTGTGAGTTTTCCCAAATGAGATCCCAGTAGAAATAACCGCTAACACCTTCTACCACAAGGGAGTTGTGGATCAATTCTGCAGTAGTGAAAGGTGTTCCGTAATCATACTCTGTCATAAACAGCGGCTTATCGGCAAAATCTCTTGCCAGGCTTCTGAATATGTCATTAAAGCTGTCAGGATTATAGGGATCTCCACCGTTGTAAAGGTGATGGGCAATACCGTATACCTTGGAAAGGTCCATGTATCTTGCGTAGTTTTGAACAGTATTGTTCATTATACCTGCCGATTCAACCCCCAATATTTTGGGCATGTCCGGTAAATCCTTTATTTTTTCATAAACAGCGTCCAGAGCCTTTGCATAACTGGGATATTCAGAAGTTTCAGTTTCCCTGAAAATACAAGTTTCCCAGTCGCCGCTCTCATACTCCGGTTCGTTTTGGATGCTTATGTAATCAGGAATAATTCCTTTTGCCCTATAGGCAACCAAAGAGTTATACCAATAATCGGCAAACTTTTCATACACAAAGGATCCGTTTTCTTTTGCAAGGGTTCCTCCATTCATAACACCATTTCTCTTCAGATCCGATGGCGGTGACCATGAAGAAAGCAAAACTTTAAGATTGGGATTCATTATTTTACCGTACTTGACAATCTCCATATCGTCGTAGCCAAAATTATTGCTGTTTCTGTACTGATTCCTGAGTCTCAAAATATCCAGACCGGAATCATAAAACAGTATTCTGTAAAGGTCATTCTTGTTTGGATGCGTTGTCAAATAGTCATTGTACCATGCTATTGCCGCACCAAACCCTTCAAGAGTCTGATATGTGGTATTGACATCTACAGAAGCTGTATAGCTTGCTGCGTTGGTTTTCGGGAAATTTACCAAAGTCAATACCATTGAAAGCACAACCGATAAAACCAACTTTCTTTTCTTAAGCATAAATATTCCTCCCTTAAAAATTTTTCTATTTTATACTCTCCCTTCTAAAGGGAAGAGTTGTTATCTTGGATATAAACAGCTTTGTGGAACAACAGACCTTTCAATGCCGGGGCCTTCCCACTCAAGCCTGATACTTCCTGCCAAACCTGTATTGCGATACAAAAGCATTACTTCAACCCTCTGTCCGGCTTTCAAAGAGATGGCCTCAGTCTTTGCTGTATTTATCTCGCTTGCTGTCCACTTATCTATCAGAAGCTGTCTGTCTATCCATAAACTTGCTCCATCATCATAACTGACATAGAACACATAATCCCCGTCATAAGGCACCTGTATAAAGCCTGTCCAACGTACGCTGAACTTCTGGTCCTGATTAATCGATTTGCTTGGTGATCCAACACCCCAGTTAAAATCAATAACGCTATCAATTCCCTTTTCTTTTGGATTTGTTAAGTTATCTTCATCAAAGTACTCATAGAACAAGCCGATACCTTTTCCGGGTATGGAACTTCCATAATGCTTTGGTTCCGCCGGATACAGGCATTCAGTAGGTACAATAGACCTTACAGTACTTGCACTGCTCCATTCGAGTTTGACAAATCCATTGCCGGTATTATTAAAGTATTCAAGTTTAATATCGTAAAGCTTGCCAGCTTCAAGGTAAATTTTTCCCATCTCGTCAAGACCTACAAGATTGTCCCATTTATCTATTATCAGTTTATTGTCAATCCAAAGTCTAACTCCGTTGTCCCGGCTGATATAGAAAGTATATTCCTCACTATAGAGAGGCCTTATTTTTCCAGTCCATCGCACACTGTAAGATTCATCATTCCTGATTTCTTTTGCCGGCGAATTTACACCCCAGAAGAAATCAATTGTTTTATCCACACGAGTTAATTTAAAGTTGGTAAGATCTATGTTATCAAAATAATCGCCTCTTAATCCCGTTCCCGGAATTATTTGTATCGGTGCAGGTTTAGGCATCATTTCAGGTTGAGGCCAAGGTTTAGGTTCAGGTGTTTTAACAGGTATATTTTGAGTATTTATAACTATCTGCTCTGCCGGTGTAGCCAAAGATGCAAAACCTTCCGTCACCGAAGCAGTTGGAGTCTCTGTCACCGAAGGCGTCGGGGTTAATTCCGGAGTATGGCTTGGAGAAATTGTATTTTCTTCAATAACTGTGTTTGTTGGCTTTGCTCCCGTTGAAGATTCGATACTCTTTTTCACATCATTATAAATCTTTACCAGTTCTTCGGTTGAAGCCCCTTTTAGCTCTTCAATCGATATATCTCTTCCATTCTTTATAATTTCAGAATAAAGGGCAAA
It includes:
- a CDS encoding carbohydrate-binding protein, producing the protein MLKKRKLVLSVVLSMVLTLVNFPKTNAASYTASVDVNTTYQTLEGFGAAIAWYNDYLTTHPNKNDLYRILFYDSGLDILRLRNQYRNSNNFGYDDMEIVKYGKIMNPNLKVLLSSWSPPSDLKRNGVMNGGTLAKENGSFVYEKFADYWYNSLVAYRAKGIIPDYISIQNEPEYESGDWETCIFRETETSEYPSYAKALDAVYEKIKDLPDMPKILGVESAGIMNNTVQNYARYMDLSKVYGIAHHLYNGGDPYNPDSFNDIFRSLARDFADKPLFMTEYDYGTPFTTAELIHNSLVVEGVSGYFYWDLIWENSQRPLVAIEVPRNPEQWTTKEGYIISDFYYIMQQFAKFTDPGYKRVDASVSSNDIKVSAFVSPDKSKLTMIFINKGYSEHSVALDLKGYSSNKSIIYRTLPEGNERFKKVGSLFGNTVTLPARSVVTVALGVDDEEQIPPQLPTPTPKPESRSAYDIIQAEDYNEMYGIQCETIADDGNKNVAYIENGDYILFKGVDFGTGATGFEASVASAESGGAIEIRLDELYGTTVVKIPVSGTGDWHNYVTVKADIPEIKGKHDLYLVFTGGGGYLFNIDWFVFTGGTVENPVPEVIYGDVNGDGDFNSIDYGYLKMYLLGQIKEFPSKDGMIAADVNGDGTVNSIDYAYMKMRLLGQISKFPVE
- a CDS encoding PA14 domain-containing protein encodes the protein MATYRGLIFSLDKKSAVVATPQNAVYKINRTSTMYIGKEVVFTDKDIINHKYYIKRYLAAAACFCLIISIAASLIANFSKNLFTMQEYAYICMDINPSVEFTIDKLQKVLKVNSLNKDAEVILSGENFNGLKLEDAFAKLYGICKDKAFINEKSKVYILISGAANPDNKEYKKQAQREEDVIENILVKLKENIKKTSGSDTDIVALEIEPKTRTQAFEQGVSPAKFALYSEIIKNGRDISIEELKGASTEELVKIYNDVKKSIESSTGAKPTNTVIEENTISPSHTPELTPTPSVTETPTASVTEGFASLATPAEQIVINTQNIPVKTPEPKPWPQPEMMPKPAPIQIIPGTGLRGDYFDNIDLTNFKLTRVDKTIDFFWGVNSPAKEIRNDESYSVRWTGKIRPLYSEEYTFYISRDNGVRLWIDNKLIIDKWDNLVGLDEMGKIYLEAGKLYDIKLEYFNNTGNGFVKLEWSSASTVRSIVPTECLYPAEPKHYGSSIPGKGIGLFYEYFDEDNLTNPKEKGIDSVIDFNWGVGSPSKSINQDQKFSVRWTGFIQVPYDGDYVFYVSYDDGASLWIDRQLLIDKWTASEINTAKTEAISLKAGQRVEVMLLYRNTGLAGSIRLEWEGPGIERSVVPQSCLYPR